A region from the Bos indicus isolate NIAB-ARS_2022 breed Sahiwal x Tharparkar chromosome 14, NIAB-ARS_B.indTharparkar_mat_pri_1.0, whole genome shotgun sequence genome encodes:
- the CHCHD7 gene encoding coiled-coil-helix-coiled-coil-helix domain-containing protein 7 → MPMVTRRLRDPDVNPCLSESDASTRCMAENNYDKESCSSHFLKYKNCRKFWNSVMIQRRQNGVKPPMPTAAERDEILGGLGKMPY, encoded by the exons ATGCCCATGGTGACACGGAGGCTGAGGGATCCTGACGTAAACCCTTGCTTGTCG GAATCGGATGCGTCTACCAGATGCATGGCTGAAAACAACTATGACAAGGAGAGCTGTTCTTCTCACTTCTTGAAGTACAAGAACTGCCGGAAGTTCTGG AACTCTGTCATGATCCAGAGAAGACAAAACGGAGTGAAGCCGCCCATGCCCACGGCAGCAGAGAGAGACGAGATCTTGGGAGGATTGGGGAAGATGCCCTATTGA